One segment of Actinomyces sp. 432 DNA contains the following:
- a CDS encoding DUF5926 family protein, with protein MSKKNRQRRRDGDRKAAKKQQIPFVARPFAGLPAEPDLVAMMQIIPAASMTVRLDADHGGQEVQLVTLLPELARSLKRADGEVLVAMQTTVRSGDASRDVAAALLEALDLEPGTGLSPSGLPEPGERLQDILDPGYTPSIDVRESFDFWLTAEQAEEPEALRIVEDAKEGIAPTVPVPGVEHAYWCRMNGKEFVRWVRGEDEDAFFNAFARIHAARESDLEEGARFLGAFRACGLAIPVWELVPGTEAEELTAPMQAMAQRLEAALADDAPLDAEARRAKAGIISRQVNL; from the coding sequence ATGTCGAAGAAGAACCGCCAGCGGCGTCGCGACGGCGACCGCAAGGCCGCCAAGAAGCAGCAGATCCCCTTCGTGGCCCGCCCCTTCGCCGGGCTGCCCGCCGAGCCGGACCTGGTGGCGATGATGCAGATCATTCCCGCCGCCTCCATGACGGTCCGCCTGGACGCCGACCACGGTGGCCAGGAGGTGCAGCTGGTAACCCTCCTGCCCGAGCTGGCCCGCTCCCTCAAGCGCGCCGACGGCGAGGTGCTCGTGGCCATGCAGACCACGGTCCGCTCCGGGGACGCCAGTCGTGACGTTGCCGCCGCCCTGCTGGAGGCCCTCGACCTCGAGCCCGGAACCGGCCTGTCGCCCAGTGGCCTGCCCGAGCCGGGCGAGCGCCTGCAGGACATCCTCGACCCCGGCTACACCCCCAGCATCGACGTGCGCGAGTCCTTCGACTTCTGGCTCACCGCCGAACAGGCCGAAGAGCCCGAGGCGCTCCGGATTGTGGAGGACGCCAAGGAGGGGATCGCTCCCACCGTGCCGGTGCCCGGCGTCGAGCACGCCTACTGGTGCCGCATGAACGGCAAGGAGTTCGTCCGCTGGGTGCGCGGCGAGGACGAGGACGCCTTCTTCAACGCCTTCGCCCGCATCCATGCCGCCCGGGAGTCCGACCTGGAGGAGGGCGCCCGCTTCCTCGGCGCCTTCCGCGCCTGCGGCCTGGCCATCCCCGTGTGGGAGCTCGTGCCCGGCACCGAGGCCGAGGAACTCACCGCGCCCATGCAGGCCATGGCGCAGCGGCTTGAGGCTGCCCTCGCCGATGACGCCCCGCTCGACGCCGAGGCCCGCCGCGCCAAGGCGGGCATCATCTCCCGCCAGGTGAACCTGTAG
- a CDS encoding fructosamine kinase family protein, with product MSSRPVFRKQDDLPGATRLEAQGLAWLAQAMADGGACVVPARAGDGWLEEPRLTDSHVTPTAAEAFGRALAVTHAAGAPAFGCAPPGWDGRTQMGRSNIRLRPHTVESSTPRRWGEFYAADRIAPYIRPGRDAGTLSAADAALLERVCERLADGDFDSDQPELTRRAAAARGAAVAVARTHGDLWTGNVLWVPTAEVAAWAPPAAGRGPQRDGAEHGHATPRQARPVSADAHTGRKRHSDVGADGVVGVLIDPLAQGAHAETDLAALGVFGQPYLERIVAGYNEASPLADGWRERVGLHQLHLLMIHVFLFGGGYGPQAVAVARRYA from the coding sequence GTGAGTAGCAGACCCGTATTCCGCAAGCAGGACGATCTGCCCGGCGCCACGCGCCTGGAGGCGCAGGGGCTGGCCTGGCTCGCCCAGGCGATGGCCGACGGCGGCGCGTGCGTGGTCCCCGCGCGCGCCGGCGACGGCTGGCTGGAGGAGCCGCGGCTCACCGACTCCCATGTCACGCCGACTGCGGCCGAGGCCTTCGGGCGGGCACTGGCCGTCACCCACGCCGCTGGGGCGCCGGCCTTCGGTTGCGCCCCGCCCGGCTGGGACGGGCGCACCCAGATGGGGCGCAGCAACATCCGTCTGCGTCCGCACACGGTCGAGTCAAGCACACCGCGCCGCTGGGGCGAGTTCTACGCAGCGGACCGCATCGCCCCCTATATCCGCCCGGGTCGGGATGCGGGCACGCTTTCCGCCGCCGACGCCGCCCTCCTGGAGCGTGTCTGCGAGCGCCTGGCCGACGGCGACTTCGACTCCGACCAGCCCGAGCTCACCCGCCGCGCCGCAGCCGCGCGGGGCGCCGCCGTCGCCGTGGCGCGCACGCATGGGGACCTGTGGACCGGCAATGTCCTGTGGGTGCCGACGGCGGAGGTGGCCGCCTGGGCGCCGCCCGCCGCCGGGCGCGGGCCGCAGCGAGACGGCGCCGAGCACGGGCACGCCACACCCCGGCAAGCGCGTCCCGTCTCGGCGGACGCGCACACCGGCCGCAAGCGGCACAGCGACGTGGGCGCCGACGGTGTCGTCGGGGTGCTCATCGATCCGCTCGCCCAGGGCGCGCATGCGGAGACGGACTTGGCCGCGCTGGGCGTGTTCGGCCAGCCGTATTTGGAGCGAATCGTGGCGGGCTACAACGAGGCGTCCCCGCTGGCGGACGGCTGGCGCGAGCGCGTGGGACTGCACCAGCTGCACCTGCTGATGATCCACGTGTTCCTGTTCGGGGGCGGCTACGGGCCCCAGGCGGTGGCGGTCGCCCGCCGCTACGCCTGA
- a CDS encoding fructose bisphosphate aldolase → MPTQSSTERRNQQMERIRHGAGFIAALDQSGGSTPRALKAYGIEPDSWNSEEEMFELVHTMRTRVMTSPAFTSERVLATILFERTLDSEVEGRPTADYLWDVKGIVPFLKVDKGLEAESHGARVMKPIPRLDETLAKAVDKHAFGTKMRSVILHADTQGVAAVVDQQFEIANQILDAGLTPIIEPEVDINAPDKTGIELLLLASLSAHLDDLREGRDVVLKLTIPSVTDFYHGIMHHPRVARVAALSGGYTRAEANRRLARNRGLIASFSRALLEGLDASQTQAEFDAALEASIAEVYRASTT, encoded by the coding sequence ATGCCCACCCAGTCGAGCACTGAACGACGCAACCAACAAATGGAACGGATCCGGCACGGCGCCGGCTTCATCGCCGCCCTAGACCAGTCCGGCGGCTCCACCCCGCGCGCCCTGAAGGCATACGGCATCGAGCCCGATTCCTGGAACAGCGAGGAGGAGATGTTCGAGCTGGTCCACACCATGCGCACCCGCGTCATGACCAGCCCCGCCTTCACCTCCGAGCGGGTCCTCGCCACCATCCTGTTCGAACGCACCCTGGATTCCGAGGTCGAGGGCCGCCCCACCGCCGACTACCTGTGGGACGTCAAGGGCATCGTCCCCTTCCTGAAGGTGGACAAGGGCCTGGAGGCTGAGTCCCACGGTGCCCGTGTCATGAAGCCGATCCCGCGCCTGGACGAGACCCTGGCCAAGGCCGTGGACAAGCACGCCTTCGGAACCAAGATGCGCTCGGTCATCCTGCACGCCGACACCCAGGGCGTGGCCGCCGTAGTCGACCAGCAGTTCGAGATCGCCAACCAGATCCTCGACGCCGGACTCACCCCTATCATCGAGCCGGAGGTGGACATCAACGCTCCGGACAAGACCGGCATCGAGCTGCTCCTGCTCGCCTCGCTCAGCGCCCACCTGGACGATCTGCGCGAGGGCCGGGACGTAGTGCTGAAGCTGACCATCCCGTCGGTCACGGACTTCTACCACGGCATCATGCACCACCCGCGCGTCGCCCGCGTGGCCGCGCTTTCCGGCGGCTACACGCGTGCCGAGGCGAACCGCCGCCTGGCCCGCAACCGTGGCCTGATCGCCAGCTTCTCCCGCGCCCTGCTGGAGGGCCTGGACGCCTCGCAGACGCAGGCGGAGTTCGACGCCGCCCTGGAGGCCTCGATCGCAGAGGTCTACCGCGCCTCAACCACCTGA
- a CDS encoding very short patch repair endonuclease translates to MAEASRVDVSGAGGRAVPDALHVPEPDRERPTSSAVSARYAALPSRDTAPEIALRRALWRAGFRYRVQYVVPGLPRRKVDIAFTRRKVAVQVDGCFWHGCPEHCVPPTRNPEWWKWKIARNQARDRDTDEKLRVLGWVVVRVWEHEPVDSAFAQVVAQLAGPA, encoded by the coding sequence ATGGCGGAGGCCAGCAGGGTTGATGTGAGCGGTGCCGGCGGACGGGCTGTTCCCGACGCGTTGCACGTGCCGGAGCCGGACCGCGAACGGCCCACAAGCAGCGCGGTGAGTGCGCGTTACGCTGCGCTGCCCAGCCGCGACACCGCGCCGGAGATAGCGCTGCGCCGCGCGTTGTGGCGAGCCGGATTCAGGTACAGGGTGCAGTATGTAGTTCCGGGGCTGCCGCGGAGGAAGGTGGATATCGCCTTCACCAGGCGAAAGGTGGCGGTCCAGGTTGACGGTTGCTTCTGGCACGGCTGCCCGGAGCACTGCGTCCCGCCGACGAGGAATCCGGAGTGGTGGAAGTGGAAGATCGCCCGCAACCAGGCGCGGGACAGGGATACGGACGAGAAGCTCAGGGTGCTGGGATGGGTCGTCGTGCGCGTGTGGGAGCACGAACCGGTCGACAGTGCGTTCGCACAGGTAGTCGCGCAGCTGGCCGGCCCTGCGTAG
- a CDS encoding HNH endonuclease gives MAAWLRWNVKPGQRFSTRELRSVLGIDQEHFQRRQRELREYGWRYLSAKEDPSLGEQCELLEYGWWPGEGPRPRRQAISAKVRRQVFERDGGRCVICGRAAGEYYEDGSRVVLTAGHVVANAHGGSASLDNLRTECRKCNESARADTGTAADPKAIVEAVRSLKRADQRVLLEWIRRGQRSRSNLDHVYDRVRLSGPAAKKAVVEYLQELEKREGGREAR, from the coding sequence ATGGCGGCATGGCTCCGCTGGAATGTTAAGCCCGGGCAGCGCTTTAGTACGCGGGAGTTACGCAGCGTCCTAGGAATTGACCAGGAGCACTTCCAGCGCAGGCAGAGAGAGCTGCGCGAATACGGATGGAGGTACCTGTCGGCCAAGGAGGACCCGTCACTCGGTGAGCAGTGCGAGCTCCTCGAATACGGATGGTGGCCGGGCGAGGGGCCGCGGCCACGTAGGCAGGCCATATCCGCCAAAGTGAGGCGCCAAGTATTCGAACGTGACGGGGGCAGGTGTGTTATATGCGGTCGCGCGGCTGGTGAGTACTACGAGGACGGGTCTAGGGTCGTTCTTACGGCGGGGCACGTAGTAGCGAACGCTCATGGCGGGTCTGCGAGCCTTGACAATCTCCGGACTGAGTGCCGCAAGTGCAATGAGTCTGCGCGCGCCGATACGGGGACCGCGGCAGACCCAAAAGCGATCGTTGAAGCCGTTCGCAGCCTCAAGCGGGCTGACCAGCGCGTGCTTCTGGAATGGATAAGGCGAGGGCAGCGGAGCAGGTCAAACCTTGATCACGTATACGACCGGGTTAGATTGAGTGGGCCTGCGGCAAAGAAAGCAGTGGTGGAGTACCTGCAGGAGCTCGAGAAGCGCGAAGGTGGACGAGAGGCGCGCTGA
- a CDS encoding DNA cytosine methyltransferase gives MNKRPTYTSLEVCAGAGGQALGLEQAGFEHLALVELEDWACKTLRHNRSKWNIIQDDLNTWTPPADLHQVDLFAGGVPCPPFSVAGRQLGAADERNLFDRAIDIVQEIHPRGVMIENVRGLLDPKFSAYREHILARLATMGFVGEWRLLNASDYGVPQLRPRAVLVALKDHDWENFSWPAKHPESAKTVGETLVDLMGSRGWRGAEAWAASANGIAPTLVGGSKKHGGPDLGPTRARKAWAAMGVTGNTIADEPPGPDFEGSPRLTPQMMARIQGFPDSWEITGRKTNACRQIGNAFPPPVARAIGTSIFNAFSATDATTRAR, from the coding sequence TTGAACAAGCGTCCCACCTACACCTCGCTCGAGGTGTGCGCTGGTGCGGGCGGCCAGGCACTCGGCCTCGAGCAGGCAGGCTTCGAGCACCTAGCCCTGGTCGAGCTCGAGGACTGGGCTTGCAAAACTCTTCGCCACAATCGCTCCAAGTGGAACATCATCCAGGACGACCTCAACACATGGACGCCACCCGCGGACCTGCACCAGGTTGACCTATTTGCGGGAGGCGTGCCCTGCCCGCCGTTCTCAGTCGCAGGTCGGCAACTTGGCGCCGCGGACGAGCGCAACCTGTTCGATCGCGCTATCGACATCGTCCAGGAGATTCACCCAAGAGGGGTAATGATCGAGAACGTCCGGGGACTACTCGACCCAAAGTTCAGCGCATATCGGGAACACATACTGGCCCGACTCGCAACAATGGGTTTTGTGGGCGAGTGGCGTCTGCTGAATGCCTCCGACTACGGAGTGCCCCAGCTTAGGCCGCGCGCCGTGCTCGTAGCCCTGAAGGACCACGACTGGGAGAATTTTTCCTGGCCGGCCAAGCACCCAGAGAGCGCAAAAACGGTCGGAGAGACACTCGTTGACCTTATGGGCTCGCGCGGATGGCGCGGCGCAGAGGCATGGGCGGCATCAGCCAACGGAATAGCTCCGACGCTAGTAGGTGGCTCAAAGAAGCACGGCGGCCCAGACCTTGGACCAACACGCGCGCGCAAGGCATGGGCAGCAATGGGGGTAACAGGTAACACCATTGCGGACGAGCCCCCCGGCCCAGACTTTGAGGGATCCCCTCGCCTCACTCCCCAAATGATGGCACGCATCCAGGGCTTCCCCGACTCCTGGGAGATTACCGGGAGAAAGACCAACGCGTGCCGACAAATCGGCAACGCGTTTCCGCCGCCGGTCGCGCGCGCGATCGGCACCAGCATCTTTAACGCGTTCTCGGCCACCGACGCGACTACTCGCGCCCGGTAG
- a CDS encoding MFS transporter has protein sequence MQEKKYLKWYNKVGYGSGDVAGNVVYALLSAFVMIYLTDTAGLNPGVIGTLMMLSKFFDGFSDILFGTLLDRTRTRMGKARPWMLWAFFGCALMIIAVFAIPPSLGETAKYAWFFIAYTLLNSVFYTANNIAYSSLTALITKNSAERVQMGSIRFMFAFGTSLLIQTFTVKGVELLGGGAEGWRSIAIIYALIGLAVNTLSVLSVRELSPEELADRSDMPAEDAQRAAAADAAASGGADEKLPFKESFKLLLENKYYLIILVVFLMTQIFTATLNMGIYFMTYILGDANLLGVFAWAINIPLIAGLLATPWVVSRVGGMYRVNIVGYIIAVAGRLGVVAAAYAGSLPLMLVFSGVASIGMSPLQGTVNALIAEASENTFLRSGKRIDGLMFSCTSLGVKIGGGLGTALAGWLLAMSGYVANAPVQPESAISMLYFMYLWIPAIVNGIILFLLSRLDVERSNDRLRARHELEKLAPVQSAEH, from the coding sequence ATGCAAGAGAAGAAGTACCTCAAGTGGTACAACAAGGTCGGCTACGGATCTGGTGACGTAGCCGGGAACGTGGTGTACGCGCTCCTGTCCGCGTTCGTCATGATCTACCTGACCGACACCGCCGGCCTGAACCCCGGAGTGATCGGCACGCTCATGATGCTGTCGAAGTTCTTCGACGGGTTCTCCGACATCCTCTTCGGCACCCTGCTGGACCGCACCCGCACCCGGATGGGCAAGGCCCGCCCCTGGATGCTGTGGGCCTTCTTCGGCTGTGCGCTGATGATCATCGCCGTCTTCGCCATCCCGCCCAGCCTGGGTGAGACCGCCAAGTACGCCTGGTTCTTCATCGCCTACACGCTGCTGAACTCGGTGTTCTACACGGCCAACAACATCGCCTACTCCTCGCTGACGGCCCTGATCACCAAGAACAGCGCCGAGCGGGTGCAGATGGGATCGATCCGCTTCATGTTCGCCTTCGGCACCAGCCTGCTGATCCAGACCTTCACGGTCAAGGGTGTGGAGCTGCTGGGCGGCGGCGCCGAGGGCTGGCGCAGCATTGCCATCATCTACGCGCTTATCGGCTTGGCAGTGAACACGCTGTCGGTGCTGTCCGTGCGGGAGCTGTCCCCCGAGGAGCTTGCCGACCGCTCGGACATGCCCGCCGAGGACGCGCAGCGCGCCGCGGCCGCAGACGCTGCGGCGTCCGGCGGGGCCGACGAGAAGCTGCCGTTCAAGGAGTCCTTCAAGCTGCTGCTGGAGAACAAGTACTACCTGATCATCCTGGTGGTCTTCCTGATGACCCAGATCTTCACCGCGACGCTGAACATGGGCATCTACTTCATGACGTACATCCTGGGGGACGCCAACCTCCTGGGCGTGTTCGCCTGGGCGATCAATATCCCTCTGATCGCCGGCCTGCTGGCCACTCCCTGGGTGGTCTCCCGGGTGGGCGGCATGTACCGGGTGAACATCGTCGGGTACATCATCGCCGTCGCCGGCAGGCTCGGGGTGGTGGCTGCCGCCTACGCGGGCAGCCTGCCGCTGATGCTGGTGTTCTCCGGGGTCGCCTCCATCGGTATGAGCCCCCTGCAGGGGACCGTCAACGCGCTGATTGCGGAGGCCTCCGAGAACACCTTCCTGCGCTCGGGCAAGCGCATCGACGGGCTCATGTTCTCCTGCACGTCGCTGGGCGTGAAGATCGGGGGCGGCCTGGGCACGGCGCTGGCGGGCTGGCTGCTGGCCATGAGCGGTTACGTGGCCAACGCGCCGGTGCAGCCGGAGTCGGCCATCAGCATGCTGTACTTCATGTACCTGTGGATCCCGGCGATCGTGAACGGCATCATCCTGTTCCTGCTCTCGCGCCTGGATGTGGAGCGGTCCAACGACCGGTTGCGCGCGCGCCACGAGCTCGAGAAGCTGGCGCCGGTTCAGTCGGCGGAGCACTAG
- a CDS encoding LacI family DNA-binding transcriptional regulator, whose translation MDGKRRVRGAPSVADVARLAGVSSQTVSRVSAGAANVRPATRDKVLHAMQQLGYTPNRAAQALRSGSFKAIGVLTQQILRTGEAQTTDGVLQAAWEAGYTVSMVQVDRPQSEDMGAAVHRLAAQAVDGLVVVQAGRAGREHLALPAGMPVAVSDSALVGYYPSASADQVGGVRAAVGHLLQLGHRTVHHITGPADSQSALIRSAAWSACLEEAGREVPEAVPGDWHAAAGYAAGRRLAADPEVTAVFCANDEVAIGLVRALHEEGRRVPEDVSVVGFDGLELGEYCFPPLTTIRQDFHRAGVEMVNLVLEQVASGVQDGTRRIIIPTELVVRASTAPPAR comes from the coding sequence ATGGACGGGAAGCGACGTGTCAGGGGCGCGCCGTCGGTAGCCGACGTTGCCCGCCTGGCCGGCGTGTCCTCGCAGACCGTCTCGCGCGTTTCAGCCGGCGCGGCCAATGTGCGTCCGGCCACCCGGGACAAGGTCCTGCATGCGATGCAGCAGCTCGGCTACACCCCCAACCGTGCCGCTCAGGCGCTGCGTAGTGGCTCGTTCAAGGCCATCGGCGTGCTCACCCAGCAGATCCTGCGCACCGGCGAGGCGCAGACTACCGACGGCGTGCTGCAGGCCGCCTGGGAGGCCGGGTACACGGTGTCGATGGTGCAGGTGGACCGCCCCCAGTCGGAGGACATGGGCGCGGCGGTGCACCGCTTGGCCGCGCAGGCGGTTGACGGGCTCGTCGTCGTCCAGGCCGGGCGGGCTGGGCGCGAGCACCTGGCGCTGCCGGCCGGCATGCCGGTGGCCGTGTCGGACTCGGCGCTCGTGGGCTACTACCCCTCGGCGTCCGCCGACCAGGTAGGGGGCGTGCGCGCCGCGGTGGGGCACCTGCTCCAGCTGGGGCACCGCACCGTTCACCACATCACCGGGCCGGCCGACTCCCAGTCCGCCCTGATCCGCTCCGCCGCCTGGTCGGCATGCCTGGAGGAGGCCGGGCGGGAGGTGCCCGAGGCCGTGCCTGGTGACTGGCACGCCGCCGCCGGCTATGCCGCCGGGCGGAGACTGGCCGCCGACCCGGAGGTCACGGCGGTCTTCTGCGCCAATGACGAGGTTGCCATCGGACTGGTGCGCGCCCTGCACGAGGAGGGGCGGCGCGTGCCCGAGGACGTGTCCGTGGTCGGCTTTGACGGGCTGGAGCTGGGTGAGTACTGCTTCCCGCCGCTGACGACGATCCGCCAGGACTTCCACCGCGCCGGCGTGGAGATGGTCAACCTGGTCCTGGAGCAGGTCGCCTCCGGGGTGCAGGACGGGACGCGGCGCATCATCATCCCCACCGAGCTGGTGGTGCGTGCCTCCACCGCCCCGCCCGCCCGCTGA
- a CDS encoding LssY C-terminal domain-containing protein, producing MTSEQDARVIPARVARSGDAAPRARTRPRPDSPPVYSAGSDKVLAAGAREWGLDDVLDAVFFAVAALATLWLAWLLLGSGTRLSPGAIVNILLFWAVLSYLALPRLHQILTWLYVPDYFIGRTRTADGLLGDPVNLAVLGDEEDIHAAMTKAGWVRADPITLRSSWGIVVSSLLRRSYPAAPVSDLLLFGRKQDFAYQKEVEGNPAQRHHIRFWRVPEGWVMPGGRRVDWLAGATYDRSVGLSTLTLQVTHKIDADIDVERDYVVDDVRWANDAALLEIWPDFFTAYHHRNGGGDRIVTDGDLYVLDLDRLVPDSGGELQQARRAEAEVRRRRPAELIVAMGLVVAVLTANALRLFGGGTIDELVREVDGAGAADGHRIVMTTATVTTAVVTLAILGLAVAVWFGHPRARIALMVVLSLNIGSVMTAISAVGVRQAGWGLIAAAALGVLALLAMTARPVPRWERARKAERLRARAE from the coding sequence ATGACCAGTGAACAGGATGCCCGCGTGATACCGGCCCGGGTCGCCCGCAGCGGCGACGCCGCGCCCAGGGCGCGCACCCGCCCGCGTCCGGACTCTCCGCCGGTCTACTCAGCCGGGTCGGACAAGGTACTGGCCGCGGGCGCCCGCGAATGGGGCCTCGACGACGTCCTGGACGCCGTCTTCTTCGCCGTCGCCGCGCTGGCCACGCTCTGGCTGGCTTGGCTGCTGCTCGGCTCGGGCACCCGCCTGAGCCCGGGGGCGATCGTCAACATTCTGCTGTTCTGGGCGGTGCTGTCCTACCTGGCTCTGCCCCGCCTGCATCAGATCCTCACCTGGCTGTACGTGCCCGACTACTTCATCGGCCGGACCCGCACCGCTGACGGCCTTCTGGGCGACCCGGTCAACCTCGCCGTGCTCGGTGACGAGGAGGACATCCACGCTGCGATGACGAAGGCAGGCTGGGTGCGCGCCGACCCCATCACGCTGCGATCGTCCTGGGGGATCGTCGTCTCCTCGCTGCTGCGCCGCTCCTACCCGGCGGCCCCGGTCTCCGACCTGCTGCTGTTTGGGCGCAAGCAGGACTTCGCATATCAGAAGGAGGTGGAGGGCAATCCCGCCCAGCGACACCATATCCGCTTCTGGCGCGTGCCCGAGGGATGGGTGATGCCGGGCGGCCGCCGGGTGGATTGGCTGGCCGGCGCGACCTACGACCGCTCCGTGGGGCTGTCCACCCTCACCCTCCAGGTGACGCACAAGATCGATGCCGATATCGACGTCGAACGCGACTACGTGGTCGACGACGTCCGCTGGGCGAATGATGCGGCATTGCTGGAGATATGGCCGGACTTCTTCACTGCCTACCACCACCGCAACGGCGGCGGCGACCGGATCGTCACCGACGGCGACCTGTATGTGCTGGATCTGGATCGTCTGGTTCCCGACTCCGGCGGCGAATTGCAGCAGGCCCGCAGGGCGGAGGCCGAGGTGCGCCGTCGACGCCCGGCGGAGCTGATCGTGGCCATGGGGCTGGTGGTGGCGGTTCTTACCGCTAATGCGCTGAGGCTGTTCGGCGGCGGGACCATTGATGAACTCGTTCGTGAGGTGGACGGTGCCGGCGCCGCCGACGGTCACCGGATCGTCATGACGACGGCGACGGTGACCACCGCCGTCGTCACGCTCGCGATTCTGGGTCTGGCGGTCGCGGTCTGGTTCGGGCATCCCCGCGCCAGGATCGCCCTGATGGTGGTGCTGAGTCTGAACATCGGCTCGGTGATGACCGCGATCTCCGCCGTCGGGGTCAGGCAGGCCGGATGGGGGCTGATCGCCGCCGCGGCGCTGGGAGTGCTGGCGCTGCTGGCGATGACGGCCAGGCCGGTTCCCCGCTGGGAGAGGGCACGTAAGGCCGAGCGGCTGCGGGCACGGGCCGAGTAA
- a CDS encoding low molecular weight protein-tyrosine-phosphatase — MVCTGNICRSAMAEVVLIDRLTAAGIPADGPGGVVVTSAGVSDEESGNPMDPRARQVLAEGGYGVGADPTARATAAAIADHAAHRISDVELRRADLVLAMTAAHHRALMRRGERLGVDPARIRMFREYDPTAAGALGAPGRAANLDVPDPWYGTMADFIDTLDVVERVSDALAPALTELVAG, encoded by the coding sequence ATGGTGTGCACCGGCAATATCTGCCGCTCCGCCATGGCTGAGGTCGTGCTCATCGACCGCCTCACCGCGGCCGGCATTCCCGCCGACGGTCCCGGCGGCGTCGTCGTCACCTCTGCGGGCGTATCCGACGAGGAGTCCGGCAACCCCATGGACCCCCGCGCCCGGCAAGTCCTGGCCGAGGGCGGCTACGGCGTCGGTGCCGACCCGACTGCGCGGGCTACCGCCGCGGCAATCGCCGACCACGCCGCCCACCGCATCAGCGACGTCGAACTACGCCGCGCCGACCTGGTACTCGCCATGACCGCCGCGCACCACCGTGCCCTGATGCGTCGGGGCGAGCGGCTCGGCGTCGACCCCGCACGCATCCGCATGTTCCGCGAGTACGACCCGACGGCGGCCGGCGCGCTTGGCGCACCCGGACGCGCGGCGAACCTGGATGTGCCCGACCCCTGGTACGGCACCATGGCAGACTTCATCGACACCCTCGACGTCGTAGAACGCGTCAGCGACGCCCTCGCCCCCGCGCTCACGGAGCTGGTGGCCGGCTGA
- a CDS encoding methionine ABC transporter permease, whose protein sequence is MLVNSVNPAGILALAASGDDTWFNNPAIQRKLAPATLETFQMLGVSGVLTIVLGMLLGLALVTTGKRGQHANRAVYEVLSQIVNIGRSMPFIILMVALIPFTRALVGTSLGWGAACVPLTIGAIPFYARLVETAINDVDHGKVEAALMMGASDRQITWGVLVREALPTLIQSATVTLITLLSYTAMAGTVGGGGLGDLAIQYGYRQNASDVMVIVVVLIVFVVAVIQVCGDMLSRLVDHR, encoded by the coding sequence ATGCTGGTCAATTCCGTTAATCCTGCTGGAATCCTCGCCCTGGCTGCCAGCGGCGATGACACCTGGTTCAACAACCCGGCGATTCAGCGCAAGCTCGCCCCGGCCACCCTGGAGACCTTCCAGATGCTCGGCGTGTCCGGGGTCCTGACGATTGTGCTCGGCATGCTGCTGGGCCTGGCGCTGGTCACCACCGGCAAGCGGGGGCAGCACGCCAACCGGGCCGTGTACGAGGTGCTGTCCCAGATCGTCAACATTGGGCGCTCCATGCCCTTCATCATCCTGATGGTGGCGCTCATTCCCTTCACGCGCGCGCTCGTGGGCACCTCACTGGGCTGGGGTGCGGCATGTGTGCCGCTGACTATCGGCGCGATCCCCTTCTACGCCCGCCTGGTGGAGACCGCGATCAACGACGTCGACCACGGCAAGGTTGAGGCGGCCCTGATGATGGGTGCGTCCGACCGCCAGATCACTTGGGGCGTGCTGGTCCGTGAGGCCCTGCCCACCCTCATCCAGTCCGCGACGGTCACCCTGATCACACTGCTCAGCTACACCGCCATGGCGGGGACCGTGGGCGGCGGCGGCCTGGGCGACCTGGCCATCCAGTACGGCTACCGGCAGAACGCCTCCGACGTCATGGTGATCGTCGTCGTCCTGATCGTGTTCGTGGTTGCTGTCATCCAGGTGTGTGGCGACATGCTCAGCCGGCTGGTCGACCACCGCTGA